A single region of the Kryptolebias marmoratus isolate JLee-2015 linkage group LG10, ASM164957v2, whole genome shotgun sequence genome encodes:
- the nipal3 gene encoding NIPA-like protein 3 has protein sequence MDYSGGSYTDNLIGTLLAIFGNVIISIALSIQKYSHVTLAGSKEQRAFYQTKTWWSGFVFICLGEGANFVSYAFAPLAVVAPLNAVSVLTSSILGFIFLREKYKAKEFAKQHGLTFLGYIFTIGGTYLFVAFGPNSHEKLQATNIVKHIVGWPVLLYLLLEIITFCLLLYFYKQRGANYLVIILLLAALLGSVTVITVKAVSGMLVLTLEGSMQLDYPIFSVMFVCMVASVVFQARFLSQASKLHDSSLVACVNYILSTIFAVVAGAVFYLEFKNDDVLHICMFLLGSALSFLGVFLMTKNRRRNKIFEPYVTMDMANGVPTIHDKGLVVQPDFNGSFSYGALVNNDGVAPAALPVNLEQPAVTQRTSDPAHNQTALKKD, from the exons ATGGACTACAGCGGAGGGTCCTACACG GACAATCTCATTGGGACTTTACTTGCAATTTTTGGGAATGTAATCATCAGCATCGCCTTAAGCATCCag AAATACAGCCACGTGACGTTGGCGGGGTCAAAGGAGCAGCGCGCCTTCTACCAGACGAAAACCTGGTGGTCTGGGTTCGTGTTCATCTGTCTCGGGGAAGGAGCCAACTTTGTGTCCTACGCTTTCGCCCCCCTCGCCGTCGTAGCGCCTCTCAACGCCGTGTCTGTCCTGA CGAGCTCAATTCTGGGCTTCATATTCCTGCGGGAGAAATACAAAGCGAAGGAGTTTGCGA AGCAGCATGGACTTACCTTCCTGGGTTACATCTTCACTATAGGAGGAACTTATCTCTTTGTAGCATTTGGACCAAACTCTCATGAAAAACTCCAAGCAACGAACATTGTGAAGCATATCGTAGGATGGCCCGTTCTCTTGTATTTG CTCCTGGAGATCATCACATTCTGCCTCCTTTTGTACTTCTACAAACAGCGCGGCGCTAACTACCTCGTTATTATCCTGCTGCTGGCGGCACTGTTGG GCTCCGTCACGGTGATTACGGTGAAGGCCGTTTCGGGCATGTTGGTTCTCACCCTGGAGGGCTCCATGCAGCTCGACTACCCCATCTTTAGCGTCATGTTCGTCTGCATGGTGGCGTCCGTCGTCTTCCAGGCCAG ATTTCTTTCCCAAGCTTCCAAACTGCACGACTCCTCTCTGGTTGCCTGTGTCAACTACATCCTGTCCACCATATTTGCAGTGGTGGCTG gaGCTGTGTTCTACTTGGAGTTTAAGAACGATGACGTCCTTCACATCTGCATGTTTCTGCTGGG ATCTGCGTTGTCCTTCCTCGGGGTGTTTCTCAtgaccaaaaacagaagaaggaaCAAGATTTTTGAGCCATATGTCACCATGGATATGGCTAACG GCGTCCCAACGATTCATGACAAAGGCCTGGTCGTGCAGCCGGACTTTAATGGATCTTTCTCCTACGGGGCTCTCGTCAACAACGACGGCGTGGCCCCCGCTGCTCTTCCAGTGAACCTGGAGCAGCCAGCAGTCACCCAGAGAACCTCAGACCCAGCTCATAACCAGACGGCGCTCAAGAAAGATTAA